The Neodiprion fabricii isolate iyNeoFabr1 chromosome 4, iyNeoFabr1.1, whole genome shotgun sequence genome window below encodes:
- the LOC124180936 gene encoding probable methyltransferase TARBP1 isoform X5, whose amino-acid sequence MDVHERFMAHDTGQIKYLLFASTNHSYIFDSLLVSFSGIVQNINQHPDSLETLETLKRILCFVYQETRSLTEKNADLVKLVHKSYLTAHSIDVDVLQKYLYLHTTDTKCLSLILDIFMLHMVLRYDTCMILKNLQHLQESIDEYFDTENKINVLDVKLMACYVNSLLLHPASSELSEQSDVANLTICFKRHIRQWLVSKNDNECPALILLLPKVISVTNRKEMLTEIWEMIFELKCDTGDILYIMCMTADAWFSIKPEYHEQLLEKLITQSFWLVLLKGLSSPIPHQRKQALYLAKRVVDFLDNYKIEGIRLDQYKEIRPLVCTGNESQRTSFKKNVNDLFLILEALEEKQKHFVIPVFPLLKTLVDEKFEQECCNAAGFHFAWVRCAFSRIFQHSNNTVVKWGLLYVFALDPGLYNDDFLILILHVLNNTYLYENDTNDEPIIVKELIKLLNSAEVKYSDFVTRFLTHASKMTWGPVALFYIIHALSKVAIVGCIWKEVELEAVKTLAEINLNMHCRVLRIGSQVELLETLTHFVTEPLNLVAVANTLSAFSIHESLTRGQLSWKRISTWLSKTVKRDEALRFLEKICSQFIDKNSLSDVSMKSLSLMLMLFHDGHIILDSKSCAGFTMLRNLLHCLIGADSRPYGNIELRKRCIELIGYLFDFTSSKDYIMREFIADYVDITLRIAFKFMRNITDEATIDEINTLVLVTQKFFTDENSIISKRDVQNHIERFEVESWNMINDGGYSNNLQKICGVKILYACLKATNVKLRNYKFIGPLYNMYKTLAVRSSDHTNEIISENRNLEGKIVAEYYEFVAELFYIYLQDEPVDKWIPHIDWIEAVLHLVQVGGKKIFVPTIGILSQLFYKGVVKSKDIDRFISVTRLCWKSMLETNECRLAMDKIMELIFSSKFLECEDMKELTMEFTEEMVEKVEKIPGLSVVLVNGLEHIEDVHLANFYDALLTCLFYGIVPRRDKKIELQARSYVFELYHKAYPNCLSNMYVNTDTATRAHAVALLHKRITDNTEHAAKLLPMIIARLNESQNKRYFGDSLTHRHKNRLIQALFVLQPVLKKNDMVLLNSLMCENILSESSQPSVRIMQEWLIIKIYLESEILRGGVWNLFRQAQEKRVGSLCSIMSIVYHVARSLKSNLQSEFIDLSLEHMMPCCMLQQFNVRLYAQVLASKLYDLAKKMSYLAVTEKYKELYNSLTKSLQLGNLLKNSTKLQEDFYFTVFNPIDDYSLQMKDPQHETILITSVIILLTFKKNSFHGNQCYPMKMNSMKLPDV is encoded by the exons ATGGATGTACATGAACGATTTATGGCACACGACACAGGGCAAATCAAGTATCTGCTCTTTGCTTCTACAAATCATTCATATATCTTCGATTCTCTCTTGGTTTCGTTTTCCGGtattgtacaaaatattaaCCAGCATCCAGACAGTCTGGAGACTTTGGAAACTTTAAAAAGAATCCTCTGCTTCGTATACCAGGAGACAAGGTCCTTAACCGAAAAGAATGCTGACCTTGTTAAGTTAGTACACAAATCCTATTTGACAGCTCATTCTATAGATGTCGAtgtattacaaaaatatttatatcttcACACCACGGATACCAAATGCTTATCTTTGATACTCGACATTTTTATGCTACATATGGTACTTCGTTACGACACATGTATGATCCTGAAGAATTTGCAACATCTGCAAGAGTCAATAGATGAATATTTTGACACAGAAAATAAGATAAACGTCTTGGACGTGAAATTGATGGCCTGTTACGTGAATAGTCTTCTTCTGCATCCAGCCAGCTCTGAATTGAGCGAGCAATCGGATGTTGCAAATCTAACCATATGCTTCAAGCGTCATATACGCCAGTGGTTGGtatcaaaaaatgataacgaATGCCCTGCACTAATTTTGCTCCTACCAAAAGTCATAAGTGTCACAAATCGAAAGGAGATGCTCACAGAAATATGGGAAATGATTTTCGAACTGAAATGTGATACGGGTGATATCCTTTATATCATGTGCATGACAGCCGATGCTTGGTTTTCGATAAAACCTGAATACCACGAACAGCTGCTTGAAAAACTTATCACACAGTCATTTTGGCTCGTATTATTGAAAGGATTATCGAGTCCAATACCACACCAGCGTAAGCAAGCTTTATATCTTGCGAAAAGAGTAGTTGATTTTCTTgacaattataaaattgaaggTATAAGACTTGACCAATACAAAGAAATTAGACCGCTGGTATGCACTGGAAATGAATCTCAACGAACTTCTTTCAAGAAAAACGTAAACGATTTGTTTTTGATATTAGAAGCATTGGAGGAAAAGCAGAAGCATTTCGTAATTCCAGTTTTCCCACTTCTGAAAACTTTggtcgatgaaaaattcgagCAGGAATGTTGCAATGCAGCTGGTTTCCACTTTGCATGGGTCCGTTGTGCTTTTTCACGTATTTTTCAGCACAGTAATAACACTGTAGTCAAATGGGGGTTATTATATGTATTCGCTCTCGACCCAGGTTTATACAACGATGATTTTCTGATACTCATTCTTCATGTTTTGAACAATACTTACCTGTACGAAAACGATACAAACGACGAACCAATCATTGTAAAAGAGCTCATTAAACTTCTAAATTCTGCTGAAGTAAAATATAGTGACTTTGTTACAAGATTCCTAACACATGCCTCGAAGATGACTTGGGGTCCTGTAGCGTTGTTCTATATTATTCATGCTCTGTCCAAAGTAGCGATAGTGGGCTGCATTTGGAAAGAAGTTGAACTAGAAGCTGTGAAAACATTAGCAGAAATCAATCTTAATATGCACTGCCGAGTTCTTCGCATCGGTTCCCAGGTGGAACTACTAGAAACTCTCACCCACTTTGTTACAGAGCCTTTGAATTTGGTAGCGGTAGCAAATACGCTGTCAGCATTTTCTATCCACGAATCCCTAACTCGTGGTCAATTATCTTGGAAACGAATATCTACTTGGTTATCAAAAACAGTGAAACGGGATGAGGCTCTGcgatttcttgaaaaaatctgCAGCCAATTCATCGATAAGAATTCACTCAGTGATGTCAGTATGAAATCTTTATCATTGATGCTTATGCTTTTTCATGATGGGCACATTATCCTTGATTCTAAGTCGTGTGCAGGATTTACTATGCTACGAAACTTACTTCATTGTCTCATTGGCGCAGATTCCAGGCCTTACGGAAATATTGAGTTGAGAAAGAGATGTATTGAACTTATTGGTTATCTCTTCGACTTTACTTCGTCAAAAGATTATATTATGCGAGAATTCATTGCTGATTATGTTGATATCACTTTACGAATCGCATTCAAATTTATGCGAAACATAACTGACGAAGCTACTATTGATGAGATTAATACTCTTGTATTGGTAacgcagaaatttttcacagatgAGAACTCAATCATTTCAAAAAGAGACGTACAGAATCATATTGAAAGGTTTGAAGTAGAATCATGGAATATGATTAACGATGGAGGATACAGTAATAATCTTCAAAAGATTTGTGGggttaaaatattatacgctTGCCTAAAAGCAACCAACGTGAAACtcagaaattataaatttattggTCCTTTATACAACATGTATAAGACTCTAGCCGTACGATCATCTGATCACACGAATGAAATTATAAGTGAAAATAGAAACCTGGAAGGAAAAATTGTAGCAGAGTATTATGAGTTTGTGGCTGAGCTATTTTACATATATCTACAAGATGAACCAGTTGATAAATGGATACCACATATTGATTGGATCGAAGCTGTATTACACCTAGTTCAAgttggtgggaaaaaaatattcgttccAACAATAGGTATATtgtcacaattattttataaaggAGTCGTTAAGTCGAAAGATATTGATCGTTTCATATCGGTCACAAGATTGTGTTGGAAGTCGATGCTTGAAACTAATGAATGTCGATTGGCAATGGACAAAATAATGGAATTGATTTTCAGTTCAAAATTTCTTGAGTGTGAAGATATGAAAGAACTCACAATGGAG TTCACTGAAGAAATGGTggaaaaagtggaaaaaattccTGGACTAAGCGTGGTTTTGGTAAATGGATTGGAACATATTGAAGATGTACATCTTGCTAATTTCTACGATGCCTTACTCACTTGTCTATTCTACGGTATTGTTCCACgtcgtgataaaaaaatcgagCTACAGGCCCGGTCTTATGTTTTTGAGTTATACCATAAAGCATATCCGAATTGCTTATCCAACAT GTACGTGAACACTGATACAGCAACAAGAGCACATGCTGTTGCATTATTGCATAAACGGATAACTGACAACACTGAGCATGCAGCTAAATTATTACCAATGATTATTGCAAGACTGAATGAAAGTCAAAATAAGCGGTACTTTGGAGATTCACTGACACACCGCCACAAAAATCGTCTTATACAGGCTCTCTTTGTACTACAACcagtattgaaaaaa aatGATATGGTGCTATTAAATTCGTTAATGTGCGAAAATATACTTTCGGAAAGTAGTCAGCCCAGTGTCAGAATAATGCAAGAATGGCTGATCATTAAAATATATCTTGAAAGCGAAATCTTGCGTGGTGGAGTTTGGAATTTATTTCGACAG GCTCAAGAGAAACGAGTCGGTAGCTTATGTTCAATAATGAGCATTGTGTACCATGTAGCTCGGAGCTTAAAATCTAATTTACAATCAGAATTCATAGATCTAAGTTTGGAACACATGATGCCATGCTGTATGTTACAACAGTTTAACGTACGATTATATGCCCAG GTATTAGCATCCAAGCTTTAtgatttggcaaaaaaaatgtcctACCTAGCAGTAACCGAAAAGTACAAGGAACTTTACAATTCACTAACAAAAAGTTTGCAGCTAGGAAAcctattgaaaaattctactAAATTACAggaggatttttattttactgttTTTAATCCAATTGATGACTACAGCTTACAG aTGAAGGATCCACAACACGAGACGATACTAATAACATCAGTGATTATTCTACTgacattcaaaaaaaattcattccatgGAAATCAATGTTACCCAATGAAGATGAACTCAATGAAACTTCCGGATGTTTGA